From Candidatus Thermoplasmatota archaeon, a single genomic window includes:
- a CDS encoding aminotransferase class I/II-fold pyridoxal phosphate-dependent enzyme: MTAPAERSPETRAIHARKRSGNVPLPAPIHQAATFALESSAQGARYARETAPERFYTRWGNPTTRELEEALAGLEGGEAGLVTASGMGAISAAVIATMGGSGHVVAQRALYAATTELFDRVLPPFGCSVSYFEPAKPETLDRAFRSDTKLVLVETPANPTLEITDLAAVCAAARRRGVPVLCDNTFATPLNQSPLAFGCTGVLHSLTKYVGGHSDATGGAAVGPRSWIDKVWFTYKILGASPSPHEAWLLLRGLKTLGVRVARHNENAQRLAEFLERHPKVARVHYPGLKTFPQHALAARQMRGFGGMLSFELAGGHEAAARFCESVDLATLAVSLGGVETLVQHPASMTHGVLSDEERARGGVGPGLVRASVGIETFEDLRRDFEQALERA, translated from the coding sequence ATGACCGCCCCCGCGGAACGCTCGCCCGAGACGCGCGCCATCCACGCGCGCAAGCGCAGCGGGAACGTCCCCCTGCCCGCGCCCATCCATCAGGCCGCGACCTTCGCGCTCGAAAGCTCGGCGCAGGGCGCGCGCTACGCGCGCGAGACCGCGCCCGAGCGGTTCTACACGCGGTGGGGCAACCCCACAACGCGCGAGCTCGAGGAGGCGCTTGCGGGCCTCGAGGGCGGCGAGGCGGGCCTCGTCACGGCAAGCGGCATGGGCGCCATCAGCGCGGCGGTGATCGCGACGATGGGCGGATCGGGGCACGTGGTCGCGCAACGGGCCTTGTACGCCGCGACGACGGAGCTCTTCGACCGCGTCCTTCCCCCGTTCGGGTGCTCGGTCAGCTACTTCGAGCCGGCCAAGCCGGAGACCCTCGATCGCGCCTTCCGCTCGGACACGAAGCTCGTGCTCGTCGAGACGCCCGCCAACCCGACCCTTGAGATCACCGATCTTGCGGCGGTGTGCGCGGCCGCTCGCCGTCGGGGCGTTCCCGTCCTGTGCGACAACACGTTTGCGACGCCGCTCAACCAGAGCCCGCTGGCCTTTGGCTGCACCGGGGTGCTGCACAGCTTGACGAAGTACGTGGGCGGTCACTCGGACGCGACGGGCGGAGCCGCGGTCGGTCCGCGTTCGTGGATCGACAAGGTCTGGTTCACGTACAAGATCCTCGGGGCTTCCCCCTCGCCGCACGAGGCGTGGCTGCTGCTGCGGGGCTTGAAGACGCTTGGCGTGCGCGTGGCACGGCACAACGAGAACGCGCAGCGCCTGGCCGAATTCCTCGAGCGCCACCCGAAGGTCGCACGCGTGCATTACCCGGGCCTGAAGACCTTCCCGCAGCACGCGCTCGCCGCGCGGCAGATGCGCGGATTCGGCGGCATGCTGTCCTTCGAGCTTGCCGGCGGCCACGAGGCGGCGGCGCGGTTCTGCGAGTCCGTCGATCTGGCCACCCTTGCGGTCTCGCTCGGCGGCGTGGAGACCCTGGTCCAGCACCCTGCGAGCATGACGCACGGCGTGCTGTCGGACGAGGAGCGCGCCCGCGGCGGCGTCGGTCCGGGCCTCGTGCGCGCAAGCGTGGGCATCGAGACGTTCGAGGACCTTCGCCGCGATTTCGAGCAGGCGCTCGAAAGGGCGTGA